The DNA region TCCACCCAGGACGTTTGTACCGTGTCGTCAACCTCAAAAACAAACGGGTTCGATGAATTGTCGAGAGTGTCGCCCGGGTTGACGTTTCCCATGAAACAGCTGTCCTGGATGAACTGTATGGTTGAATTGTCTACAGTCGCAACAACGAAGACGCTTTCAGCGGTGTTGTAAAGCGTGTCGCAGAGAAGACGGAATTCAAGGGATCCCTGTTCACCAGGAAGAATATGGTAGCTGTTTGAGGGACCGCGCACTTTAAATCCGGCAAGGTGCAGGTCTGTAATGTCCGAGGCATCCCTGTTTTCAAAGAGAACTATGCTGTTTGCGAACCTGCCGGCGCTTAAGACATCCATGTCCTGGTCCAGGTCTATGTCGCACGTTGTGACGTGGCTTGCTCCTCCAAACGAGTTTGAAATCAGATGGTTGGTAAAAGTTCCGTTTCCGTTATTTTCCCACCAGGTCACTGTGTTTGCGTTTTCTGCCGCAGCGAGAATATCGATCAGAGAATCGTCGTTAACGTAAGATGCGAAAACGCAAGTGACGCCGGAGTAAGCAGGTGAAAGCGGATTGTAGGTGAAATTTTCATTTCCGTCATTTTCAAACCATGCGACAACGCCGGAGCCGAAAGCGGCGCCTAAAATGTCAGTGTCGCCGTCGGAATCTATGTCGCAGGCGTAAACCCAGTGTGCAAGGCTGAAGGTCGAAGTCAGAACATGTTTGGTAAAATTTTCGTTTCCGTCGTTTTCCCACCAAAGAATTGTGCTCGATGCGTACGAACATCCTATGACATCCTTGTGACCGTCTCCGTTGATGTCTTCGGCGTATATACACGGACAACTGCTGTATGAAGAATCAAGGGGATGGAAGGTAAAACTCTGACTGCCGTTGTTTTCGAACCATGCGAACGAACATCCTCCGCCCCAGACCGAACCGAGAATATCCATATCGTCGTCCTGATCGAGGTCGGTACAGTGGACGGTGTGTCCACCCTGAAAAGTACTTGTCACAACGTGTTCGGAGAAATCGCCCGTGCCGTCGTTTTCCCACCAGGAGATCATGTTGTCTGCAGAACCGGCTGTTGCCAACACGTCAAGATCACCGTCATCGTCCATATCCCCTGCGTCCACAACGCGGCATCCTCCGAAATCGCTGTCGACAACGTGCTCTACGAAATTCAAACCGCCGGTGTTTTCCCACCAGAAAATCGTGTCGTTGCTGTAAGCTCCGCCGATAATGTCCGGCAGTGAATCTCCGTTAATGTCACCTGCAGCTACCGTCATCGTCCAGGTGTAGCTGTCTTTAACCAGATGGTCGAAGAAGTAGACCTGGGAATTCAAAGACGCCGTGAGAAAAACCGATCCGAGAAGAAGTGTCCAAAACAACTTTGCCGACATGCCCGCTCCTTTGTTATAATTTACTTTTAGGTCAATAATAATTACATTATGTATATTATATTTTACAATACGTCAAGTATAATGTTATAACATAAATTGTAACGAATAAAACCGCTTTTTGGATTTAGGGATAATTTTAGACCAAGAAAAAAGGGAAGAGTATTTTCTCTTCCCTTAAAATTTTCAGAATCAAGCTGTTAAATATTTATTGCGTCGAAATACTAAAACAACTGTATAGAACTGGTCTGCTTAAAGTCTTCAGAAATTAAATTGATGAAATATGTTCCGGCAACGACTTTTTCACCATTAATGCCGGTCGTGTTCCATTCGAGAGAGTGTTCACCGGCCGAAAATATTCTGTCTGCCAGCGTGTTGATTCTTCTTCCGAGAATATCGTACACTTCGATTCTGACATGCTGGTCCGTCGGTGTCGAAAAGCGAACGTTTATTTTTCCAAAAGATTGGGATATGCTGAAAGAGGTCA from candidate division WOR-3 bacterium includes:
- a CDS encoding VCBS repeat-containing protein translates to MSAKLFWTLLLGSVFLTASLNSQVYFFDHLVKDSYTWTMTVAAGDINGDSLPDIIGGAYSNDTIFWWENTGGLNFVEHVVDSDFGGCRVVDAGDMDDDGDLDVLATAGSADNMISWWENDGTGDFSEHVVTSTFQGGHTVHCTDLDQDDDMDILGSVWGGGCSFAWFENNGSQSFTFHPLDSSYSSCPCIYAEDINGDGHKDVIGCSYASSTILWWENDGNENFTKHVLTSTFSLAHWVYACDIDSDGDTDILGAAFGSGVVAWFENDGNENFTYNPLSPAYSGVTCVFASYVNDDSLIDILAAAENANTVTWWENNGNGTFTNHLISNSFGGASHVTTCDIDLDQDMDVLSAGRFANSIVLFENRDASDITDLHLAGFKVRGPSNSYHILPGEQGSLEFRLLCDTLYNTAESVFVVATVDNSTIQFIQDSCFMGNVNPGDTLDNSSNPFVFEVDDTVQTSWVDVTLHVFSDPQSLTDSIEVRFLVGEIPEICIVNADPSGNYLYKYIDPIENLGLICDVYNRFTEGPIGNLILDYEVVVWFTGDADSAVITPDDVSDLSMFLDSGKKLFLTGQNIAENLQGQQFLSEYLHCFWLGNTNTQACDGISGSIFDGLQIRTSGGQPSNQNSRDDLNPINGGTGLFQYWNSSSMAAVGYSGNYELVFFGFGFEAIYGTTLFAPPDTVMRRIMDYFSVGVEETGQFPFEFQIILSSPSIFRDCLDIRFEIPKGITGNVKIFDLTGREILSIGENLPEGEYHFPWNGRDVQGQKISCGTYIISLDCGISTLAKKVFFISN